In the genome of Actinomadura graeca, one region contains:
- a CDS encoding cytidine deaminase: MTNTGGTNAGPGTGATATGPGTGGTATGRNAGDGAIDWPALRAAASEAKERAYCPYSNFPVGAAALVDDGRVITGCNVENASYGLGLCAECAVVSALHGPGKSKEPRLVALSVVDGHGNPLMPCGRCRQLLWEFGGAALLLETVRGILPMSEVLPDAFGPDDLIERR; the protein is encoded by the coding sequence ATGACGAACACGGGTGGAACGAACGCTGGGCCGGGGACGGGTGCAACGGCCACGGGGCCGGGGACGGGCGGCACGGCCACGGGGCGGAACGCGGGTGACGGGGCGATCGACTGGCCGGCGCTGCGCGCCGCCGCGAGCGAGGCGAAGGAGCGGGCGTACTGCCCCTACTCGAACTTCCCCGTCGGCGCCGCCGCGCTGGTGGACGACGGACGCGTGATCACCGGCTGCAACGTCGAGAACGCCTCGTACGGGCTCGGCCTGTGCGCGGAGTGCGCCGTCGTCTCGGCGCTGCACGGCCCGGGGAAGTCGAAGGAGCCGCGCCTCGTCGCGTTGTCGGTCGTCGACGGGCACGGGAACCCGCTGATGCCGTGCGGGCGGTGCCGTCAGCTCCTGTGGGAGTTCGGGGGCGCGGCGCTGCTGCTGGAGACCGTCCGGGGCATCCTGCCCATGTCGGAGGTCCTGCCGGACGCGTTCGGCCCCGACGACCTGATAGAGCGGCGCTGA
- a CDS encoding ABC transporter permease, with translation MTATGVLARVKAAGGAGRLRWPHHLLIASGLLVLLSFVRVLDGADDVTSSGTVSAALRLAVPIFLAGLGGLWSERSGVINIGLEGMMILGTWTGAWAGYQWGPWAGVVFGVLGGALGGLLHAVATVTFGVDHIVSGVAINILGLGLTQFLAGLIFNTGEAKALGGGPRQSPPVDPIRTLTLPVLSGGEIGGWKSPDWLGSLERHHWFLVSDIAGILRGLTSGMSLLTLVAILLVPLSFLILWRTAFGLRIRSCGEDPYAAESLGVHVYRMKYAAVIISGGFSGLAGAFLVTVAAPLYQDGQTGGRGYIGLAAMIFGNWRPGGLAAGSLLFGYTDAMNVRGGGQSVHALLLFVAILLVAVAGWQGARAGRLRPQVATDLGRREVRGAYAGAVLSLVAAAGLLVWFLASDSVPGELVSFTPHLVTLLVLALASQRLRMPAADGLRYRRGEAR, from the coding sequence ATGACCGCGACCGGGGTCCTCGCCAGGGTGAAGGCGGCGGGCGGCGCGGGACGGCTGCGCTGGCCGCACCACCTGCTGATCGCGTCCGGGCTGCTGGTGCTGCTGTCGTTCGTCCGGGTGCTGGACGGCGCGGACGACGTCACCTCCAGCGGGACGGTCAGCGCCGCGCTCCGCCTCGCCGTGCCGATCTTCCTCGCGGGGCTCGGCGGGCTGTGGTCCGAGCGCTCCGGCGTGATCAACATCGGCCTTGAGGGCATGATGATCCTCGGGACGTGGACGGGCGCGTGGGCCGGCTACCAGTGGGGCCCGTGGGCGGGCGTCGTGTTCGGCGTCCTCGGCGGCGCGCTCGGCGGGCTGCTGCACGCGGTCGCGACCGTGACGTTCGGCGTCGACCACATCGTGTCCGGCGTCGCGATCAACATCCTCGGGCTCGGCCTCACCCAGTTCCTCGCCGGGCTGATCTTCAACACCGGCGAGGCGAAGGCGCTCGGCGGCGGGCCCCGGCAGTCCCCGCCGGTCGACCCGATCCGGACGCTGACGCTGCCGGTGCTGTCCGGCGGGGAGATCGGCGGCTGGAAGAGCCCCGACTGGCTCGGGTCGCTGGAGCGGCACCACTGGTTCCTGGTGTCGGACATCGCGGGCATCCTGCGCGGCCTGACGAGCGGCATGTCGCTGCTGACGCTGGTGGCGATCCTGCTGGTCCCGCTGAGCTTCCTCATCCTGTGGCGGACGGCGTTCGGGCTGCGGATCCGCTCGTGCGGCGAGGACCCGTACGCCGCCGAGTCGCTCGGCGTGCACGTCTACCGGATGAAGTACGCCGCGGTCATCATCTCGGGCGGCTTCTCGGGCCTCGCGGGCGCGTTCCTCGTCACGGTCGCGGCGCCGCTCTACCAGGACGGCCAGACCGGCGGGCGCGGCTACATCGGCCTCGCCGCCATGATCTTCGGGAACTGGCGTCCGGGCGGCCTGGCCGCCGGGTCGCTGCTGTTCGGCTACACCGACGCGATGAACGTGCGCGGCGGCGGCCAGTCCGTGCACGCGCTGCTGCTGTTCGTCGCCATCCTGCTGGTCGCCGTCGCGGGCTGGCAGGGCGCCCGCGCGGGCCGGTTGCGGCCACAGGTCGCGACCGACCTCGGCCGCCGCGAGGTCCGCGGCGCCTACGCCGGCGCGGTGTTGTCGCTGGTCGCGGCGGCGGGGCTGCTGGTGTGGTTCCTCGCGAGCGACAGCGTGCCCGGTGAGCTGGTGTCCTTCACCCCGCACCTGGTGACGCTGCTGGTCCTGGCGCTGGCGAGCCAGCGGCTCCGGATGCCGGCCGCGGACGGCCTGCGCTACCGCAGGGGCGAGGCGCGGTAG
- a CDS encoding ABC transporter permease, whose translation MSDPSGPPPEKRVPGTGPVPEKVPSWKAVLRGLGPRGLGLRIGAPVVALLISLAITMILLRVTGADPVSSIQSMVDYGTTENSIVDIVDRATRYYLSAIAVAIGFRMALLNIGVDGQYRLAAFLAAVLGGALTLPAPLGQMLVIVAAMVIGGLWAAIAGVLKVTRGVSEVLSTIMLNAIATGLIAYLLNDERLAEVRPGSNNVATPTIPPEGRVGPLNGFLSAIGIDLPGHVYGLLPLAVVVGIVFWVVINHTRFGFDLKVSGLSPSAAQASGVSAKRMVVVTMVASGAVAGLIGMPELLGASYEYSLNFPAGLGFTGITVALLGRNHPVGIALAALLFAFLDQTSDVLQEVDVPKEIVGVMQGVVVLTVVIVYELMRRWEIRLQQRTVADELATGHDLAREATGRAS comes from the coding sequence ATGAGCGACCCGTCCGGCCCCCCGCCGGAGAAGCGGGTTCCCGGGACGGGGCCGGTCCCCGAGAAGGTGCCGTCGTGGAAGGCGGTCCTGCGGGGGCTCGGCCCGCGCGGGCTGGGGCTGCGCATCGGCGCGCCGGTCGTGGCGCTGCTGATCTCGCTCGCCATCACGATGATCCTGCTGCGGGTCACCGGCGCCGACCCGGTCAGCTCGATCCAGAGCATGGTCGACTACGGCACCACCGAGAACTCGATCGTCGACATCGTGGACCGGGCCACCCGCTACTACCTGTCGGCCATCGCGGTGGCGATCGGGTTCCGGATGGCGCTGCTCAACATCGGCGTGGACGGCCAGTACCGGCTGGCGGCGTTCCTCGCGGCGGTGCTCGGCGGGGCGCTGACCCTGCCCGCGCCCCTCGGCCAGATGCTGGTGATCGTCGCGGCGATGGTCATCGGCGGGCTGTGGGCGGCGATCGCGGGCGTCCTGAAGGTCACCCGCGGGGTCAGCGAGGTGCTGTCCACGATCATGCTGAACGCGATCGCGACCGGCCTGATCGCCTACCTGCTGAACGACGAGCGGCTCGCCGAGGTGCGCCCCGGCAGCAACAACGTCGCGACCCCCACGATCCCGCCGGAGGGGCGGGTCGGCCCGCTGAACGGGTTCCTGTCCGCGATCGGCATCGACCTGCCCGGCCACGTGTACGGGCTGCTGCCGCTCGCGGTCGTCGTCGGGATCGTGTTCTGGGTCGTCATCAACCACACCCGGTTCGGCTTCGACCTGAAGGTGTCGGGGCTGTCGCCGTCCGCCGCGCAGGCCAGCGGGGTCAGCGCCAAGCGGATGGTCGTCGTCACGATGGTGGCGTCCGGCGCCGTCGCGGGCCTCATCGGGATGCCGGAGCTGCTCGGCGCGTCCTACGAGTACTCGCTGAACTTCCCGGCGGGGCTCGGCTTCACCGGCATCACGGTGGCGCTCCTCGGCCGCAACCATCCGGTCGGGATCGCGCTCGCCGCGCTGCTGTTCGCCTTCCTCGACCAGACCTCCGACGTGCTCCAGGAGGTCGACGTGCCCAAGGAGATCGTCGGGGTGATGCAGGGCGTGGTCGTGCTGACCGTCGTCATCGTCTACGAGCTGATGCGGCGCTGGGAGATCCGGCTCCAGCAGCGGACCGTCGCCGACGAGCTGGCCACCGGCCACGACCTGGCCCGCGAGGCCACCGGGAGGGCCTCATGA
- a CDS encoding ABC transporter ATP-binding protein, which yields MPEQVPAVRLTSITKRFPGVVANRDIDLTIERGEVHALCGENGAGKSTLMKILYGMQRPDEGTIEIDGEKVALRTPADAIGRGIGMVHQHFKLADNLTVLENVILGAEPRSAGWRRGRIDFAAARARIREMSRAYGLRVEPDVLVETLGVGERQRVEILKVLYRGARVLILDEPTAVLVPQEVEELFGNLRDLRAEGLTVLFISHKLDEVLSVADTISVIRRGTTVATRLDPSEVTSRRLAELMVGSELPTPELRESTVTEDVQLDLGGLTVLTPGGRPVVDGVSLRIRRGEIVGLAGVEGNGQSELIEAIMGVRHADAGTIAFGGEDITHWATRRRREAGIAYIPEDRHRHGLVLEGTLWENRMLGHQTQRPNVRGPWVDRRGARRDTTRIVREYDVRTPDIEVPAAALSGGNQQKLIVGREMSGDPRLLIAAHPTRGIDVGAQAAIWDHLRQARADGLAVLLISADLEELIGMSDTLHVILRGRLVAEVDPRTVTPQELGSAMTGAGEAS from the coding sequence GTGCCTGAGCAGGTGCCGGCCGTCCGGCTGACATCGATCACCAAGCGGTTCCCCGGCGTCGTCGCCAACCGCGACATCGACCTCACCATCGAGCGCGGCGAGGTGCACGCGCTCTGCGGCGAGAACGGCGCCGGCAAGTCCACGCTGATGAAGATCCTCTACGGGATGCAGCGGCCCGACGAGGGCACCATCGAGATCGACGGGGAGAAGGTCGCCCTCCGCACGCCCGCGGACGCGATCGGCCGCGGCATCGGCATGGTCCACCAGCACTTCAAGCTGGCCGACAACCTGACGGTGCTGGAGAACGTGATCCTCGGCGCCGAGCCGCGCTCGGCCGGGTGGCGGCGCGGCCGGATCGACTTCGCCGCCGCCCGCGCGAGGATCCGGGAGATGTCGCGGGCGTACGGGCTGCGCGTCGAGCCGGACGTGCTGGTCGAGACGCTCGGCGTCGGCGAGCGGCAGCGCGTGGAGATCCTCAAGGTGCTCTACCGGGGCGCCCGCGTGCTGATCCTGGACGAGCCGACGGCGGTCCTCGTCCCGCAGGAGGTCGAGGAGCTGTTCGGCAACCTGCGGGACCTGCGCGCCGAGGGCCTGACCGTGCTGTTCATCTCCCACAAGCTGGACGAGGTCCTGTCGGTCGCCGACACGATCTCGGTGATCCGGCGCGGCACGACCGTCGCGACGCGGCTGGACCCGTCGGAGGTGACCTCCCGCCGGCTCGCCGAGCTGATGGTGGGATCGGAGCTGCCCACCCCGGAGCTCCGCGAGTCCACCGTCACCGAGGACGTCCAGCTCGACCTCGGCGGGCTGACGGTCCTCACCCCGGGGGGCCGACCCGTCGTGGACGGGGTGTCGCTGCGCATCCGCCGCGGCGAGATCGTCGGCCTGGCCGGGGTCGAGGGCAACGGGCAGAGCGAGCTGATCGAGGCGATCATGGGCGTCCGGCACGCGGACGCCGGGACGATCGCGTTCGGCGGCGAGGACATCACCCACTGGGCGACCCGGCGGCGCCGCGAGGCCGGGATCGCCTACATCCCCGAGGACCGGCACCGGCACGGCCTTGTCCTGGAGGGGACGCTCTGGGAGAACCGGATGCTCGGCCACCAGACGCAGCGGCCGAACGTCCGGGGCCCGTGGGTGGACCGCCGCGGCGCCCGCCGTGACACGACCCGCATCGTCCGCGAGTACGACGTGCGGACCCCGGACATCGAGGTGCCCGCCGCCGCGCTGTCGGGCGGGAACCAGCAGAAGCTCATCGTCGGGCGGGAGATGTCCGGCGACCCCCGCCTGCTCATCGCCGCGCATCCGACCCGCGGCATCGATGTCGGCGCCCAGGCCGCCATCTGGGACCACCTCCGGCAGGCCCGCGCGGACGGGCTGGCCGTGCTGCTGATCAGCGCCGATCTTGAGGAACTCATCGGAATGTCCGACACCCTGCACGTCATCCTGCGGGGGCGGCTGGTCGCGGAGGTCGATCCGCGGACGGTCACCCCGCAGGAGCTGGGCTCCGCCATGACCGGCGCGGGCGAGGCGTCATGA
- a CDS encoding BMP family lipoprotein — translation MRPGLKISLVTVTGAALALGASACGGKKADTGSGDGDGKKTLKIGLAFDIGGRGDQSFNDSAAAGLDRAKKDLNVTTEEISAKPDEPDSDKESRLRLLANKGYNPVIGVGFAYTTSLVKVAKDFPNTKFLVVDADQCKVDGANVKGACFSEEQGSYLVGAAAALKSKSGTIGFIGGVNVPLINKFEAGYAAGAKKAKPGIKVLPAKYLTQPPNFDGFKNPALGNEAAKGQLDAGADVIYHAAGGAGIGVIKTVGAAKKWAIGVDSDQYNLPAVAGAKEYILTSMIKHVDLAVYDFVESVAKNTFQPGTKKYDLSNDGVGYSTSGGKVDDIKAKLDALKADIVSGKITVPVK, via the coding sequence TTGCGCCCTGGACTGAAGATTTCGCTCGTCACCGTGACCGGGGCGGCGCTGGCCCTCGGCGCCTCCGCGTGCGGTGGCAAGAAGGCGGACACCGGCAGCGGTGACGGGGACGGCAAGAAGACCCTGAAGATCGGGCTCGCCTTCGACATCGGCGGCCGCGGCGACCAGTCGTTCAACGACTCCGCCGCGGCGGGCCTCGACCGGGCCAAGAAGGACCTGAACGTCACCACGGAGGAGATCTCCGCCAAGCCGGACGAGCCGGACTCCGACAAGGAGTCGCGCCTGCGGCTGCTGGCCAACAAGGGCTACAACCCGGTCATCGGTGTCGGCTTCGCCTACACCACCTCCCTGGTCAAGGTCGCCAAGGACTTCCCGAACACCAAGTTCCTCGTCGTGGACGCCGACCAGTGCAAGGTCGACGGCGCGAACGTCAAGGGCGCCTGCTTCTCCGAGGAGCAGGGCTCCTACCTCGTCGGCGCCGCCGCCGCGCTGAAGTCCAAGTCCGGGACGATCGGGTTCATCGGCGGCGTCAACGTCCCGCTGATCAACAAGTTCGAGGCCGGGTACGCCGCGGGCGCGAAGAAGGCCAAGCCGGGCATCAAGGTGCTCCCGGCGAAGTACCTGACGCAGCCGCCGAACTTCGACGGGTTCAAGAACCCCGCGCTCGGCAACGAGGCCGCCAAGGGCCAGCTCGACGCGGGCGCCGACGTGATCTACCACGCGGCGGGCGGCGCGGGCATCGGCGTCATCAAGACCGTCGGGGCGGCCAAGAAGTGGGCCATCGGCGTCGACTCCGACCAGTACAACCTGCCGGCGGTCGCGGGCGCCAAGGAGTACATCCTCACCTCCATGATCAAGCACGTGGACCTGGCCGTGTACGACTTCGTGGAGAGCGTCGCGAAGAACACCTTCCAGCCCGGCACGAAGAAGTACGACCTGAGCAACGACGGCGTGGGCTACTCGACGTCCGGCGGCAAGGTCGACGACATCAAGGCGAAGCTGGACGCGCTGAAGGCCGACATCGTCAGCGGCAAGATCACCGTGCCGGTGAAGTAG
- a CDS encoding M20 family metallopeptidase has protein sequence MLGGAALQPQLDAFLAGHEAGLIAFRRDLHMHPELGYNEYRTTEQIAGRLRAVGLEPRILPGGTGLFCDIGPADGTTVALRADIDALPLRDEKEGVPYRSTVPGVAHACGHDVHTTMVLGAGLFLAQQAEAGLLPGRVRLLFQPAEETPGGALDVMAAGGIAGVDRAFALHCDPRIEVGQLGLRTGAITAACDKVYVKVTGPGGHTARPHLTADLVYALAKIVTELPSALSRRVDPRSSLSLVWGRVSAGSVANAIPDDGIAEGTVRCLDDEAWHRAPEMMKALLQSVAAAYDVEASLEYVRGVPPTVNEAASVQMFRDAAAQVMDEEGVVPTPQSLGGEDFGWYLESIPGALARLGVRTPGSPGEYDLHRGDFDVDERCIAVGVRVLTATALTALWEGGRPGDAQSIQGAALA, from the coding sequence GTGCTCGGCGGCGCCGCGCTGCAACCGCAGCTCGACGCGTTCCTCGCCGGGCACGAGGCCGGCCTGATCGCGTTCCGCCGCGATCTGCACATGCATCCGGAGCTGGGCTACAACGAGTACCGCACCACCGAGCAGATCGCCGGGCGGCTGCGCGCCGTCGGGCTGGAGCCGCGGATCCTCCCGGGCGGCACCGGCCTGTTCTGCGACATCGGGCCGGCCGACGGCACGACCGTCGCGCTGCGCGCCGACATCGACGCGCTCCCGCTGCGCGACGAGAAGGAGGGCGTCCCGTACCGGTCGACGGTCCCCGGCGTCGCGCACGCGTGCGGTCACGACGTCCACACCACGATGGTGCTCGGCGCCGGCCTGTTCCTGGCGCAGCAGGCGGAGGCGGGGCTGCTGCCCGGCCGGGTCCGGCTGCTGTTCCAGCCCGCCGAGGAGACCCCCGGCGGAGCGCTGGACGTGATGGCCGCGGGCGGCATCGCGGGCGTGGACCGCGCTTTCGCGCTGCACTGCGACCCGCGCATCGAGGTCGGACAGCTGGGCCTGCGCACCGGGGCGATCACCGCGGCGTGCGACAAGGTGTACGTGAAGGTCACCGGCCCCGGCGGGCACACCGCCCGGCCGCACCTGACCGCCGACCTCGTCTACGCGCTCGCCAAGATCGTCACCGAGCTGCCGTCGGCGCTGTCGCGGCGCGTGGACCCGCGCTCCAGCCTCTCGCTGGTGTGGGGCCGGGTGTCGGCGGGGTCGGTCGCCAACGCGATCCCGGACGACGGGATCGCCGAGGGCACCGTCCGCTGCCTGGACGACGAGGCGTGGCACCGGGCGCCGGAGATGATGAAGGCGCTGCTGCAGTCGGTCGCCGCCGCCTACGACGTGGAGGCGTCGCTGGAGTACGTCCGGGGCGTCCCGCCGACCGTCAACGAGGCGGCCAGCGTGCAGATGTTCCGGGACGCCGCCGCCCAGGTCATGGACGAGGAGGGCGTCGTGCCCACCCCCCAGAGCCTCGGCGGTGAGGACTTCGGCTGGTACCTGGAGTCCATCCCCGGGGCGCTGGCGCGGCTCGGCGTCCGCACCCCCGGGTCCCCCGGCGAGTACGACCTGCACCGCGGTGACTTCGACGTCGACGAGCGGTGCATCGCCGTGGGCGTCCGGGTGCTGACCGCGACCGCGCTGACCGCGCTGTGGGAGGGCGGCCGTCCCGGCGACGCCCAGTCGATCCAGGGCGCGGCCCTGGCCTGA
- a CDS encoding glutamate--cysteine ligase → MAIDFNPSNGATLGIEWELQLVDVETRHLRQDAREVLAALPVLAEGTGIPKIRHELMESTVEVVTDICHTVGEAKDDLSATLASLRSAAADRDLTLACTGTHPISDWRDAVMAPMGRYAQLIEQMQWLARRIQTFGVHVHVGITDGAKAIPIVNALSAYLPHFLALTASSPFWSGSDTGLASCRAVVFGQLPTAGPPHSLDDWAAFEDYMDTLLRAGTIRSIKEVWWDIRPHPDFGTIEIRMFDGIPTLREVGMATALCQSLVTLFDQQLDRGYTLPRPAAWVVRDNKWRATRYGLDAIVITDDTGNTAPLRDDLYELIRELEPVSDRLGCAEELKVAWEVLEHGAPYERQRAIRAEGGTLENIVDAAIVELAEDRFVTRGEVAHAAT, encoded by the coding sequence GTGGCCATTGACTTCAACCCGTCGAACGGGGCGACCCTCGGCATCGAGTGGGAGCTGCAGCTCGTCGACGTGGAGACCAGGCACCTGCGGCAGGACGCACGCGAGGTGCTCGCCGCGCTGCCCGTCCTCGCCGAGGGCACGGGGATCCCCAAGATCCGCCACGAGCTGATGGAGTCGACGGTCGAGGTCGTGACCGATATCTGTCACACCGTGGGCGAGGCGAAGGACGACCTGTCGGCCACGCTCGCCTCCCTCCGCTCCGCCGCCGCCGACCGCGACCTCACGCTGGCCTGCACGGGCACCCACCCGATCAGCGACTGGCGCGACGCGGTGATGGCGCCGATGGGCCGCTACGCACAGCTCATCGAGCAGATGCAATGGCTGGCCCGGCGGATCCAGACGTTCGGGGTCCACGTCCATGTGGGCATAACGGACGGCGCGAAGGCGATCCCGATCGTGAACGCCCTGTCGGCCTACCTGCCGCACTTCCTGGCGCTCACCGCGTCCAGCCCGTTCTGGAGCGGCAGCGACACCGGCCTCGCCTCGTGCAGGGCCGTCGTCTTCGGGCAGCTCCCGACCGCGGGCCCGCCCCACTCCCTGGACGACTGGGCGGCGTTCGAGGACTACATGGACACCCTCCTGCGCGCCGGAACGATCCGGAGCATCAAGGAGGTCTGGTGGGACATCCGTCCACATCCGGACTTCGGCACCATCGAGATCCGGATGTTCGACGGCATCCCCACCCTGCGGGAGGTGGGCATGGCCACCGCCCTCTGCCAGAGTCTGGTGACCCTGTTCGACCAGCAGCTCGACCGGGGATACACCCTGCCCCGCCCCGCGGCCTGGGTGGTACGTGACAACAAGTGGCGCGCGACCAGATACGGACTCGACGCCATCGTCATCACCGATGACACTGGGAACACCGCACCACTCCGCGACGACCTCTACGAGCTGATCCGGGAGCTGGAGCCCGTCTCCGACCGGCTCGGCTGCGCGGAGGAGCTCAAGGTCGCCTGGGAGGTCCTCGAACACGGGGCTCCCTACGAGCGTCAGCGCGCGATCCGCGCCGAGGGCGGCACTCTGGAGAACATCGTCGACGCGGCGATCGTCGAACTAGCGGAGGACAGGTTCGTCACACGGGGGGAGGTCGCTCATGCCGCGACCTGA
- a CDS encoding D-alanyl-D-alanine carboxypeptidase family protein, translating into MRPERHGLRSGLRRTVTVITVPVAAICLTAPPALSAPPGRVAPPSDPVGGPQLASRGLVVDTTAGIPALPKVNASSYLVADGDTGEVLAAKDPHGQYLPASTLKTLTALALVPRLDPDRLVRPSQRACDVEGTKVGLTPKMQYKVSDLFHALMMMSANDAAVTLAEADGGMRKTLADMNAEARRINARDTLAGSPNGLDKDLGLNVRTQHTSAYDLALILREGLKNADYRRYVQAIDFDFPAPPSKKERKKGKKVGGYPIHTHNKLLPGERYGYTGLLGGKNGYTIAAGQTYVAAARRDGHTIIISLMKADMPPSPYAVKLLDWGFTARGKAKPVGALVPPGDAPDPKDGPGGLLPDAPLASDDSTRMWLLVGGGAVGAVLATGVLIAVLRRRRRYGPPPARPAEPSYDDSGR; encoded by the coding sequence TTGCGACCAGAGCGACATGGGCTGCGGAGCGGGCTGCGCCGCACCGTGACGGTGATCACGGTGCCGGTCGCGGCGATCTGCCTGACCGCTCCGCCGGCACTGTCGGCACCGCCTGGCAGGGTCGCGCCGCCGTCGGATCCGGTGGGCGGGCCGCAGCTCGCCTCGCGCGGCCTCGTCGTCGACACGACCGCGGGCATCCCGGCCCTGCCGAAGGTCAACGCCTCGTCGTACCTGGTCGCGGACGGCGACACCGGCGAAGTGCTGGCCGCCAAGGACCCGCACGGCCAGTACCTTCCGGCGAGCACGCTCAAGACGCTGACGGCGCTGGCCCTCGTCCCGCGGCTGGACCCGGACCGGCTCGTCCGGCCGTCCCAGCGGGCGTGCGACGTCGAGGGCACCAAGGTCGGGCTGACGCCGAAGATGCAGTACAAGGTCTCCGACCTGTTCCACGCGCTGATGATGATGTCGGCCAACGACGCGGCGGTGACGCTCGCGGAGGCGGACGGCGGGATGCGCAAGACCCTCGCCGACATGAACGCCGAGGCCAGGCGGATCAACGCCCGCGACACCCTCGCCGGGTCGCCGAACGGCCTGGACAAGGACCTCGGCCTGAACGTGAGGACGCAGCACACCTCGGCCTACGACCTGGCGCTGATCCTGCGCGAGGGCCTGAAGAACGCCGACTACCGCAGGTACGTCCAGGCGATCGACTTCGATTTCCCGGCGCCTCCGTCCAAGAAGGAGCGCAAGAAGGGCAAGAAGGTCGGCGGCTACCCGATCCACACGCACAACAAGCTGCTGCCGGGTGAGCGGTACGGCTACACCGGCCTGCTCGGCGGCAAGAACGGCTACACCATCGCCGCGGGGCAGACCTACGTGGCCGCGGCCCGGCGCGACGGCCACACGATCATCATCTCGCTGATGAAGGCCGACATGCCGCCGTCGCCGTACGCGGTCAAGCTGCTGGACTGGGGCTTCACGGCACGCGGCAAGGCCAAGCCGGTGGGCGCGCTGGTGCCCCCGGGCGACGCGCCCGACCCCAAGGACGGCCCCGGCGGGCTGCTGCCCGACGCGCCGCTGGCCTCGGACGACTCGACCCGCATGTGGCTGCTCGTGGGCGGCGGCGCGGTCGGCGCGGTCCTGGCGACCGGGGTGCTGATCGCGGTGCTGCGGCGTCGCCGCCGCTACGGCCCGCCTCCGGCGCGGCCGGCCGAGCCGTCCTACGACGACTCCGGCCGGTAG
- a CDS encoding YihY/virulence factor BrkB family protein, whose translation MRRVITTVQRRSETLLGKGKGVLSAARARSKWFDHLARAFERYMDRRGDRLAAALTCYGFLSFFPLLALAYSLLGYLVGVSGQARDYFVRAVNSLLPGLSGQLQVEQIAQSKAAVGILGLVALLFTGLGWVQVLRESLRDMWANEPTGGGNYAVKTLWDLAVLAFLGVILICGMAVSTVTTSATHTVLGWFGLEDVPGAGTGLRLLSLAFAMAFDTVIFLVLFTRLSGTRAPWRRIARGALFGAVGFEVLKQIATLLIGRTTQNPVYASFAVLVGLMVWINVVSRFVLFVAAWTATRRVVLTADAGSPEKAVDQGCDPAAADGGASARGEKAPSPH comes from the coding sequence ATGCGGCGGGTGATCACCACAGTACAGCGGCGGAGTGAGACCCTGCTGGGCAAAGGAAAGGGCGTGCTGAGCGCCGCGCGCGCACGGTCCAAGTGGTTCGACCATCTGGCACGCGCGTTCGAGCGGTACATGGACCGGCGTGGCGACCGCCTCGCCGCGGCCCTCACCTGCTACGGCTTCCTGTCCTTCTTCCCTTTGCTGGCGCTCGCGTACTCGCTGCTCGGCTACCTCGTCGGGGTCAGCGGCCAGGCGCGCGACTACTTCGTCCGGGCGGTCAACTCGCTGCTGCCCGGCCTGTCGGGCCAGCTCCAGGTGGAGCAGATCGCCCAGTCCAAGGCGGCCGTCGGCATCCTCGGCCTGGTCGCGCTGCTGTTCACCGGGCTCGGCTGGGTGCAGGTGCTGCGCGAGTCCCTGCGCGACATGTGGGCCAACGAGCCGACCGGCGGCGGCAACTACGCGGTCAAGACGCTCTGGGACCTCGCCGTCCTGGCGTTCCTCGGGGTGATCCTCATCTGCGGCATGGCGGTCTCGACCGTCACCACGTCCGCGACGCACACCGTCCTCGGCTGGTTCGGCCTGGAGGACGTGCCCGGTGCCGGGACGGGGCTGCGGCTGCTGTCGCTGGCCTTCGCGATGGCGTTCGACACGGTGATCTTCCTGGTGCTGTTCACCCGGCTGTCCGGCACGCGGGCGCCGTGGCGGCGGATCGCCCGGGGCGCGCTGTTCGGCGCCGTCGGATTCGAGGTCCTGAAGCAGATCGCGACGCTGCTCATCGGCCGGACGACGCAGAACCCCGTCTACGCCTCGTTCGCGGTGCTGGTGGGCCTGATGGTGTGGATCAACGTCGTGTCGCGGTTCGTGCTGTTCGTCGCGGCGTGGACGGCCACGCGCCGCGTCGTCCTCACCGCCGACGCGGGCAGCCCCGAGAAGGCCGTCGACCAAGGGTGCGACCCCGCGGCCGCGGACGGGGGCGCGTCGGCGCGCGGCGAGAAGGCGCCGTCGCCGCACTGA